The Stigmatopora nigra isolate UIUO_SnigA chromosome 23, RoL_Snig_1.1, whole genome shotgun sequence genome includes the window GTGAAAAGTCGGCGGGGCGTGGCGAAGACGTCCACAGCAAGCAGGGTCCTCCCACCTTCGCCAAACCTAGCAGATACCCCGCCAACATCAGTATGATTCTGGGCAACAAAGAGCAGCAGAATCCGCCGGCGTTCAACATCAACCTGAACGACAGGCGCGCGTTGGTGATGTCCAACCTGACGGGAGGAGCCCAAGTCCTCCCGCCCGAGCAACCCAAGGCTAATTTGGCGGCCAAGAAGCACGGTCCTCCCGCTCGCAGCATATCCTTCAAGGACCCCACGCCGGAGCAAACCCGGATGGAGGCGCTGTCTAAACTGGGTCTGACCGGGAACCGGGCCCGTTCCGCGGGCGACACCATGGACGGCGCCGCCCCCGGGCCCGTCCCGACGACGGTGAGCGCCATGGCCGCCTTGGCAGAAACCAGGAGCAGGGTATCCCCGAGGGAGAGCGGCATCCTTACCCCAGACTCCCAGATCTACCCGTCCGGCAAAAAGGCAGTGAGTCCGTCCTGGGAACTCCCTCGGAAGCCCGCGGTGAGCCCGCCTCGGGCGGGGAAGACCTCCCCGCACGCCAGCCCGTCGGACATCGCGTCGCTGGAACTGAACAGCTTCGGAGGGAAATCCATCGTGGTCACCCCGGGGCCCGCTAAGAAAGAACCGGCGTTCGGCTCGGAAGCCCAGGCGGTTCCTCGGGTGACGGGGCCGCCCGGCCAGTTCAACAGCTACGGAGGCAAGTCCACGATGGTCAGCCCCGcctccggcggcggcggcacggcggcggcggccaaggGCCATCTTCCCGACATCCTGAGCTCCCACATCCAGGTGAATCCGAGAGCCCGGCTCCCGCCCGCCGAGCTCAACAGCTACGGGGGCAAGAGTCAGACCATCGAGCCCGCCGCCTCCAAAGGGCCGGCCCCGAGCCCGGCCCCCAGGATCCCTCCGGCCTCGCGTGGCCCAGCCGACGCGCTAGCCAAGACGTCCTCCAAGCCCAAGCAGAAACCGGCGCCCATGTTCCGTTCCCAGGGCATCACCGTGCAGTTTTCTGGCCGAGGGGCCAACGAGGATTCTCGCAAGCAGGCGCTCAAGCAACTGGGGCTGCTCAAAGAGTCGTGACGCTAACCTTTGGCCCGTGTCGGCTCTCTTGGCCTCTCCGCCGAAGGCGTGGCGGCGGAGACCCAATTACGTGGAGAAGAAAGAGCGGTGCGACCAGTTTTGCGCCGTCCACACGTGAAGTTTGCCGAAGGGGACCTTATTTTTACCGCTGTATTTACTGACTTGGTTCTTTGTGGGTCGCTTTGGGGAGAGGAGCAAACGTAGTGCTTTTTCAGTGCCAAGTTAGCGCCAGTCATTTTGGGGAGAAAGCTTTTTGGGGCACTGGAAGTTATTTTTAACGGCGCGGAGCAGCCTCCTCCACTCCCCGCGAACTTTGGAAGGGCTTCATTTTTCACTTGGCGCCCGCTAATGTTAGTATTCCAACCGCGGGGCGTCCAAATATAGATTCTCGTGGCTAATTGGCACTTGGGAAATGCGCCACGGATGGCGGTGCATCCAATCCGTAATAACGGAGGCGCGTGCGCCTTTGTTTGTCAGACTCCGGTGTCTGTGGTTCAGCTACAGTAAGTACtattctaagtacatttgaaggAAGTGACATCACGGCGTGGCTTTTGCAGCGTTATCGCTGCGGGAAACTAAAGAGCTGGTGAATGTTGTTGATAGACTCCGGTTTTCTCTGTAGCATATCTACAGTCATTATGAAGTATGTCGATCAGAATTGGCCGTTCTGACTTTATTGTTGTATGTTTGGCCTTTCTTTTAACTTCAATTATGTTCATTTCATGACATGGGGTGCGGGAAAGGGGGAAATGTTTGCCTTTCCCGTCTTGTAAGCACTTGGAATGGGGAACAGGCCTGccctttttctttagttttttaaacCACAGCTCAACTAAGTGGATGAAATAAGAGGCCACTTGACGCTTGTAAAGGACACACGCAGTGTAATTTGGAAATCAGGGAGAAGAAGCTCAGGCAATGGATGgctcaaaacaaaaaagaaagacaacaaaTCCAACAAGACTGCTTGACATTTGTTGGCGGAAGTCAAAAGAGTCAAAGGGTTGAAGTGCGCTTACTATTCCCAGTGGATATTGATTGACTTTATTGCCATGAAGTTGGGACTTGcgtgggagggagggatgg containing:
- the proser2 gene encoding uncharacterized protein proser2, with protein sequence MSKALPSPSGLIQDMANNQGRSRLNGALRRSSKSRDEDALGFLSPEEKECLQFFEKTIGSLESGLEEDELGAAASQGSLKSTGSPNLPAREMDGDDLARVPPLSTGSFGAKDQDIIDLVRPDPDLMLAKLPVFKPTSPDFQKMTYNPDSHFEMKMRHDHSDEHVYQPAGLVPTPVLIAKKIAEDQAGAAGSSLLRGGRGHEGEKSAGRGEDVHSKQGPPTFAKPSRYPANISMILGNKEQQNPPAFNINLNDRRALVMSNLTGGAQVLPPEQPKANLAAKKHGPPARSISFKDPTPEQTRMEALSKLGLTGNRARSAGDTMDGAAPGPVPTTVSAMAALAETRSRVSPRESGILTPDSQIYPSGKKAVSPSWELPRKPAVSPPRAGKTSPHASPSDIASLELNSFGGKSIVVTPGPAKKEPAFGSEAQAVPRVTGPPGQFNSYGGKSTMVSPASGGGGTAAAAKGHLPDILSSHIQVNPRARLPPAELNSYGGKSQTIEPAASKGPAPSPAPRIPPASRGPADALAKTSSKPKQKPAPMFRSQGITVQFSGRGANEDSRKQALKQLGLLKES